One Lutzomyia longipalpis isolate SR_M1_2022 chromosome 4, ASM2433408v1 DNA segment encodes these proteins:
- the LOC129795614 gene encoding general transcription factor IIH subunit 2: MADDEDPKEYRWETGYEKTWEAIKEDERGLLQGSVAEIIQKAKRKRQAEKKGRLGMMRHVYVIVDCTENMGTQDLKPTRLVCTMKLLEVFVEEFFDQNPISQMGFIVLKSKRAEKISDLTGSSRKHIKAIRGLANLSLIGEPSLQNGLDFALKTLKMVPAHASREIIVIMGSLTTCDPTDIHVTIDGLRAEGIRCSVISLSAEVRICRYMTRETSGVYSVILDDAHFRDQLLQHVEPPPAARTQENSLIKMGFPHGRAEEGKDPALTLCMCHLDSTDDPSHLSVGGYQCPQCLSKYCELPIECITCGLTLVSAPHLARSYHHLFPVARFREVEWHEQAESCYACQKIFAEPQDKLIYQCETCEMFFCTDCDIFIHDDLHSCVGCCTLPATVASLQQGAFGRAQH; this comes from the exons ATGGCTGATGATGAGGATCCGAAAGAATATCGCTGGGAGACAGGATATGAGAAGACTTg GGAGGCAATTAAGGAGGATGAGCGAGGTCTTTTGCAAGGTTCCGTGGCGGAGATCATCCAGAAGGCCAAACGGAAGCGCCAGGCTGAGAAAAAGGGGCGCTTGGGGATGATGCGGCATGTCTATGTGATTGTGGATTGCACGGAGAATATGGGAACGCAGGATTTGAAGCCAACACGACTCGTGTGCACCATGAAGCTGCTTGAGGTGTTTGTGGAGGAGTTCTTTGATCAGAATCCCATCAGTCAGATGGGATTTATCGTGCTCAAGAGTAAGCGGGCTGAGAAGATTTCGGATCTTACGGGGAGTAGCCGGAAGCACATTAAAGCAATCCGGGGATTGGCTAATTTATCCCTTATTGGGGAACCTTCACTGCAGAATGGTTTGGATTTTGCCCTGAAGACGCTGAAGATGGTTCCGGCGCATGCTAGCAGGGAGATTATTGTGATTATGGGAAGTTTGACAACGTGTGATCCCACGGATATTCACGTTACCATTGATGGGCTTCGTGCTGAAGGGATACGTTGCTCGGTTATAAGTCTTTCGGCAGAGGTACGAATCTGCCGGTACATGACGCGAGAGACTTCCGGGGTGTACAGTGTTATCCTCGATGATGCTCACTTCCGGGATCAGCTGTTGCAGCATGTGGAGCCACCACCAGCAGCCAGAACTCAAGAGAATTCCCTCATAAAGATGGGCTTTCCACATGGACGTGCGGAGGAGGGCAAAGATCCCGCCCTGACGCTCTGTATGTGTCACCTGGACAGCACCGATGATCCGAGTCATCTCTCCGTGGGTGGCTATCAGTGTCCACAGTGCCTCAGCAAGTACTGTGAGCTTCCCATTGAGTGCATTACGTGCGGTTTGACGCTCGTCTCAGCACCCCATCTGGCACGTTCGTACCATCATCTCTTCCCTGTGGCACGTTTCCGGGAAGTTGAATGGCACGAGCAGGCGGAATCCTGCTATGCATGCCAGAAGATCTTCGCAGAGCCGCAGGATAAGCTAATTTATCAATGCGAAACGTGTGAGATGTTCTTCTGCACGGACTGCGACATTTTCATCCACGATGATCTCCATTCGTGCGTTGGGTGCTGCACACTTCCGGCAACAGTTGCCAGCCTGCAGCAGGGTGCCTTCGGAAGGGCACAGCACTGA